Genomic DNA from Frondihabitans sp. PAMC 28766:
GTAGGGCGACTCGGGCGCCTTGGGCGTGTCTTCGGTGACAGTGTCGAAGTCGGGCGTGCCGTAGACGGCGGCACTGGAAGAGAAGACGATGCGGTCGACCCCGTGATCCTGCATCGCCTCCAGCAGTCGTGCGGTGCCGGTGACGTTCTGCTCGTAGGTGTGCAGGGGGCGCTGCACCGAGACGCCCGCGTACTTGAAGCCGGCGACGTGGACGACCCCGGTGACGCCGTGCTCGGCGATCGTCTCGCCGATCAGCTGCCGGTCGAGGATGGTGCCGCGCACGAAGGGGACGCCCTCGGGCACGAACGACTCGATGCCCGACGAGAGGTCGTCGAGCACGACCGGCTCGAGACCCTCCTTCGCAAGCGCGCGCACGACATGGGATCCGATGTAGCCGGCACCGCCGGTGACAAGCCAAGACATGAGGCAAACCTACCGGCTCGAGCATTTATGGCAGGATCTGGACGAGTCTCACTTTTCTGCCACGCGCCCATGCCCAGGAGGTCCGCCATGCTCCGCTCCGTCGCCGTCCTCGCCGTCGAGGGCCTCCCGCCGTTCGAGTTCGGCGTCGCCTGCGAGGTCTTCGGCATCGACCGGCGCGACACCGGCGGCCCCGCCTTCGACTTCCGCGTGGTGACGGCGCACCCCGGCCGGGTCCGCACGAGCCTCGGCTTCGACCTGGTCGTCGACGCCGGCCTCGACCAGGCGGAGGACGTCGACCTGGTCGTCGTGCCCGCCCACGGGACCGGCGCCGTCGATCCTGCCTACGTCTCGTTCCTGCGCGACGCGCACGCTCGTGGCGCGACGATCCTGAGCATCTGCAGCGGCGCCTTCGTGCTCGCCGCCACGGGCATTCTCGACGGAAGGCGGGCTGCGACGCACTGGATGCATGCCGACGAGCTGCATCGGCAGCACCCGCTCGTCACCGTCGACCGTGACGTGCTGTTCGTCGACGAGGGCTCGATCGTGACGAGCGCCGGCACCTCGGCCGGCATCGACGCGGCCCTGCACGTCGTGCGTCGCGAGCTCGGCGCGGGCCCCGCGAACGCCATCGCCCGGCGAATGGTGATCCCGGCGCAGCGCGAGGGCGGCCAGGCGCAGTACATCGCCCAGCCCGTGCCCGAGCGCCGCACCGAGTCTCTCGCCGGCGTCACCGACTGGATGCTCGACCACCTCGACCGCGACCTCACCGTCGACGAGCTCGCGCGACGCGCCCTGATGTCGCCGCGCACCTTCGCGAGGCGCTTCCGTGCCGACATCGGCAC
This window encodes:
- a CDS encoding GlxA family transcriptional regulator, coding for MLRSVAVLAVEGLPPFEFGVACEVFGIDRRDTGGPAFDFRVVTAHPGRVRTSLGFDLVVDAGLDQAEDVDLVVVPAHGTGAVDPAYVSFLRDAHARGATILSICSGAFVLAATGILDGRRAATHWMHADELHRQHPLVTVDRDVLFVDEGSIVTSAGTSAGIDAALHVVRRELGAGPANAIARRMVIPAQREGGQAQYIAQPVPERRTESLAGVTDWMLDHLDRDLTVDELARRALMSPRTFARRFRADIGTTPAAWLNRQRLLRAQHLLEATDDTLDAIATATGFGSAAVLRHHFARTLQTTPTAYRRAFAA